Proteins from a genomic interval of Zingiber officinale cultivar Zhangliang chromosome 1B, Zo_v1.1, whole genome shotgun sequence:
- the LOC121981894 gene encoding protein ELC-like: MADPAALGGQYVQQFLSAALSQRGPAALPYAEDGKWLIRQHLMALTGAFASLRPRAASFTHDDGRSSYLLQAEGTIPIVYRGTTYNLPASVWLLEQYPRRPPSVFLTPTSDMLVKPGHPLVDPSGLVRAAAVPYLASWVYPSSNLVDLVRSLSHLFGLDPPLYSHPAAALPQNQSPPNTRHPFPSPSNPSPARIYSSLPSPYGGGRFPPSPQTQIASHPIEDPADVFRRNAISKIVENVHRDAASLRRSQESEMGPLLSLQAELRIRREELSRGVREMVGEKEGLEQQLQLVLMNTDVLEGWVRETEASSRKVDALNVDNVFEPMDALSRQILELTAADLAVEDTIYSLDKAVQDGAITSESYLKSVRALCREQFFHRATLAKARAVQVQAQVTKMAPRVPLYAS; the protein is encoded by the coding sequence ATGGCTGACCCGGCGGCGCTTGGCGGCCAGTACGTGCAGCAGTTTCTCAGCGCCGCCCTATCGCAGCGCGGTCCGGCGGCGCTCCCGTACGCCGAGGACGGCAAGTGGCTGATTCGCCAGCACCTGATGGCGCTCACCGGGGCCTTCGCATCTCTTCGCCCCCGCGCCGCCAGCTTCACTCACGACGACGGACGCTCCTCATACCTCCTCCAGGCTGAGGGCACCATCCCCATCGTCTACCGCGGCACCACCTACAACCTCCCCGCCTCTGTCTGGCTCCTCGAACAGTACCCTCGCCGTCCCCCTTCCGTCTTCCTCACCCCGACCTCGGACATGCTTGTCAAGCCCGGTCACCCCCTCGTCGATCCCTCCGGCCTCGTTCGCGCCGCGGCTGTTCCGTACCTCGCTTCATGGGTCTACCCATCGTCCAACCTCGTCGACCTTGTCCGCTCCCTTTCACACCTCTTCGGCCTCGACCCTCCTCTCTACTCCCACCCCGCGGCTGCTCTCCCTCAAAATCAATCTCCTCCTAACACACGGCATCCTTTTCCCTCCCCATCCAATCCATCTCCGGCTCGAATCTACTCCTCTCTGCCGTCCCCATACGGTGGTGGTCGGTTCCCTCCCTCACCACAGACCCAGATTGCGTCGCATCCGATTGAGGACCCAGCGGATGTCTTCCGACGGAACGCCATCTCTAAAATTGTGGAGAATGTACACAGAGATGCAGCCAGCCTGCGTAGGTCGCAGGAGTCCGAGATGGGACCTCTCCTTTCTCTCCAGGCGGAGCTGCGGATTAGACGGGAAGAACTTTCTCGCGGGGTCCGCGAGATGGTTGGGGAGAAGGAAGGTCTGGAGCAGCAGCTGCAGCTCGTGCTTATGAACACCGACGTTCTTGAAGGATGGGTGAGGGAGACCGAGGCTAGCAGTAGAAAAGTGGACGCATTAAATGTCGACAATGTGTTTGAACCGATGGATGCACTCTCAAGACAGATACTGGAGCTCACGGCAGCTGACTTGGCGGTGGAGGACACGATCTACTCACTGGACAAGGCGGTGCAAGATGGGGCAATAACGTCCGAGTCATATCTGAAGAGTGTGAGGGCATTGTGCAGGGAGCAGTTCTTCCACAGGGCAACCTTGGCCAAGGCCCGTGCTGTTCAGGTGCAAGCTCAAGTTACAAAAATGGCACCGAGGGTTCCACTATATGCTTCCTAG